From one Chryseobacterium sp. 3008163 genomic stretch:
- a CDS encoding glutaminyl-peptide cyclotransferase, producing MKNKIITGFAALLLFVSCNKDKEILNSLVDYNNSMEAKGYHFGDKLDLPKEVLDNAEAISISFGDKETSSLVVDSKYFTLGDNAVTFNIKTKGGEVLTQDATINVFAKNPEMKMSYTLVAEYPHDPKSFTEGFYMEGNTVYESVGQEGASKFMKYDLGSEAVIKEAKQPDNVFSEGISSLGNKIYQLTYRDKKGFIYDKNSFELISEFAYPNVIGEGWGMTTDGKYLIVSDGTKNIYFLNPNDPSKMEKFISVAGNSEVYDQINELEYHKGFIYSNVWHKNIILKINPANGEVVGKFDFSQIADQYTKANTENVLNGIAFKGDNMVITGKNWPKIYEVEIK from the coding sequence ATGAAAAATAAAATAATTACAGGCTTCGCAGCACTTTTACTGTTCGTATCTTGTAACAAAGATAAGGAGATACTGAATTCATTAGTAGATTATAACAACTCGATGGAGGCGAAAGGATATCATTTTGGTGATAAACTTGATCTTCCAAAAGAAGTTTTAGATAACGCAGAAGCCATCAGCATCAGTTTTGGAGATAAAGAAACTTCAAGTCTGGTGGTAGATTCTAAATATTTTACCCTCGGAGATAATGCGGTCACTTTTAATATCAAAACAAAAGGTGGTGAGGTTTTGACGCAGGATGCAACTATCAATGTTTTTGCGAAAAATCCTGAAATGAAAATGAGTTATACTTTGGTCGCAGAATATCCTCACGATCCTAAAAGTTTCACAGAAGGGTTCTATATGGAAGGGAATACGGTCTATGAAAGTGTAGGACAGGAAGGTGCTTCAAAATTTATGAAATATGATCTAGGAAGTGAAGCGGTTATAAAAGAAGCGAAACAACCGGATAATGTTTTTTCTGAAGGAATTTCAAGTCTTGGAAATAAAATATATCAGCTGACTTATAGAGATAAAAAGGGTTTTATTTATGATAAAAACTCTTTTGAACTGATCAGCGAATTTGCTTATCCAAATGTAATTGGTGAAGGTTGGGGAATGACGACTGATGGAAAATATCTGATAGTTTCAGATGGTACAAAAAACATATATTTCCTAAATCCAAATGATCCCTCAAAAATGGAAAAATTTATTTCTGTAGCCGGAAATTCTGAGGTTTATGATCAGATTAACGAACTTGAGTATCATAAAGGATTCATCTACTCAAATGTATGGCATAAAAATATTATTCTTAAAATCAATCCCGCAAACGGTGAAGTGGTTGGTAAATTTGATTTTTCTCAAATTGCCGATCAGTACACAAAAGCTAATACAGAAAATGTATTAAACGGAATTGCTTTTAAAGGAGATAATATGGTGATTACAGGTAAAAACTGGCCGAAAATTTATGAAGTTGAGATTAAATAA